The Siniperca chuatsi isolate FFG_IHB_CAS linkage group LG2, ASM2008510v1, whole genome shotgun sequence genome window below encodes:
- the hdhd3 gene encoding haloacid dehalogenase-like hydrolase domain-containing protein 3, whose translation MRPPLRWVLWDVKDTLLKVRATVGEQYCKEAERMGLNLSAVEVEAAFLQAYRHHSSRYPNYGLTQGLDGRSWWMGVVQESFSQCRVQDPALLNTMAHNLYHNFCNAENWEVFPDSKKALESCSSLGLKLGVVSNFDSRLEEILRVCGLLSHFSFLITSEEAGIAKPSPTIFNQALQKCGVPAASVAHVGDHYMNDYLASRSVGIHGFLLDRNNKHNRPDVPQEHRLSSLEELPSQLQPHIN comes from the exons ATGCGACCTCCTCTGCGCTGGGTGCTGTGGGACGTGAAAGACACCCTGCTGAAGGTGCGTGCTACTGTGGGAGAGCAGTACTGCAAGGAGGCCGAACGAATGGGCTTGAATCTCAGTGCTGTGGAGGTCGAAGCTGCTTTCCTCCAGGCATATCGACATCATTCCAGCAGATACCCAAACTATGGCCTCACTCAGGGCCTGGATGGACGGTCTTGGTGGATGGGGGTGGTGCAGGAATCTTTCTCCCAGTGCAGGGTACAGGACCCAGCCCTGCTGAATACAATGGCTCACAACCTTTATCATAACTTCTGCAATGCAGAGAACTGGGAG GTATTTCCAGACTCAAAGAAGGCCCTGGAGAGTTGTTCTTCTCTAGGACTGAAGCTGGGTGTGGTATCAAACTTTGATAGCCGCCTAGAAGAGATCTTACGTGTTTGTGGTCTGCTGTCTCACTTCAGCTTTTTGATAACATCAGAGGAAGCAGGTATAGCAAAGCCGAGTCCTACCATCTTTAATCAGGCACTGCAGAAATGTGGTGTACCAGCTGCAAGTGTAGCTCATGTTGGGGACCACTATATGAATGACTACCTCGCCTCTCGGTCTGTGGGCATCCACGGGTTCCTATTAGATAGAAACAACAAGCATAACCGACCTGACGTTCCTCAAGAGCATCGGCTCAGCTCTCTGGAGGAGCTGCCATCACAGCTTCAGCCGCACATCAACTAA
- the trub2 gene encoding mitochondrial mRNA pseudouridine synthase TRUB2, giving the protein MDGPWTCCGFKEGSVLIQVSQNLDDLMATPAIRMFRKLEGLFCVYKPSGVHWKLVRDSIETNLLKGLNATPSQPVPQEVRFLAHPSSETGAPKGLTLSAASVPVLSKHPLVTGPEFMRIRVGVGHRLDTFSSGVLVLAVGNGNKALNDLYRTRVTRDYTLEGEFGTATDDSSHTGRVMERSTYGHITQDKLDRVLAMLQGANQKALLMYSNVDMRSQEAYEMAVHGLLGPEGKSLPVLTGLRCTHFQPPIFTLEVQCLNETQKYLRKVVHEIGLELRSTAVCKGVRRTRDGPFTLQDALTHHHWTASDVTQAIRQYHSSKQKQKNSHTRIKDPEIQPAEENTPTASQQNDTSDKAAVGRIK; this is encoded by the exons aTGGACGGACCATGGACTTGTTGTGGCTTCAAGGAGGGATCTGTTTTAATTcaggtgtccca AAATCTGGATGACCTGATGGCAACTCCAGCTATTCGGATGTTTCGGAAGTTAGAGggtctgttttgtgtgtacaaaCCCTCTGGTGTCCACTGGAAACTCGTACGGGACAGCATCGAGACAAATCTTCTGAAAG GTTTAAACGCTACACCGTCCCAGCCAGTTCCTCAGGAGGTCCGCTTCTTGGCACACCCAAGCAGTGAGACTGGAGCACCCAAGGGACTCACACTGTCAGCGGCCTCTGTGCCAGTACTGTCCAAGCATCCTCTGG TGACTGGACCTGAATTCATGCGTATTCGAGTTGGAGTAGGACATCGCCTGGATACATTCTCTTCTGGTGTCCTAG ttCTTGCTGTTGGAAATGGAAACAAGGCCCTGAATGATCTCTACAGAACACGAGTCACAAGG GATTACACATTGGAGGGTGAATTTGGGACTGCTACAGATGATTCCTCTCACACAGGAAGAGTTATGGAAAGGTCCACATATG GTCACATCACACAGGATAAGCTGGACAGAGTCTTGGCGATGCTGCAGGGAGCCAATCAAAAGGCCTTGTTAAT GTATTCCAATGTAGACATGCGCTCGCAGGAAGCCTATGAGATGGCTGTGCACGGTTTACTGGGTCCAGAGGGGAAATCGCTGCCTGTTTTGACAGGCTTGCGTTGCACTCACTTTCAGCCCCCCATCTTCACTTTAG AGGTGCAGTGTCTAAATGAAACGCAGAAATATTTGCGCAAAGTTGTGCATGAGATAGGACTCGAGCTGCGCAGCACAGCAGTGTGTAAAGGAGTTAGACGGACCAGAGACGGCCCCTTCACCCTGCAGGATGCCCTGACCCATCACCACTGGACTGCTTCTGATGTTACACAGGCCATCAGACAATACCACTCctctaaacaaaaacaaaaaaactcccACACACGGATCAAGGACCCAGAAATACAACCAGCAGAAGAGAATACACCGACAGCTAGTCAACAAAATGACACCAGTGACAAAGCAGCAGTAGGTAGAATTAAATGA